A genomic region of Rhodococcus pyridinivorans contains the following coding sequences:
- a CDS encoding cytochrome P450, producing MTRILAVPPAHSHLRPVPGRSGIPGIGHVLEYIRDPLAMMQKHWDRYGEVSCFSAAGRRWISVLGPDACQEVLQNKDRAFVNGDGWSALIGPFFHGGLMLLDSEEHLRHRRIMQQAFTRSRLEKTVDAMNPSIAEKLDKWVPTDGFRAYTALKTLTLDLATDIFMGGAEDSTPAEIEVVKKAFIDCVQAATSIVRYPVPGTRWKRGLDGRRVLEDFFRHYLPARRSRETDDLFSVLCHIESEAGQRFSDDEIVDHMIFLLMAAHDTSTITISTMMQYLGQHPQWQDRCRAESLALGTAAPSHADLDALGSLDLVMKECLRLVSPVPVLARRAVRDTEVRGYFVPAGTYASVAPHFTHHMPEYWPEPERFDPERFADHRREDKVHRYAWEPFGGGVHKCLGMHFAGVEVKAIVHQLLLRFDWHVDPGYVAPLDFTSLPFPSDGQPVDLKQRSTDPERQAV from the coding sequence GTGACCCGAATCCTGGCGGTTCCCCCCGCCCACTCCCATCTGCGCCCGGTCCCGGGGCGATCGGGAATACCCGGCATCGGGCACGTCCTCGAATACATCCGCGATCCCCTCGCGATGATGCAGAAGCACTGGGACCGATACGGCGAGGTCTCCTGCTTCTCGGCGGCCGGCCGACGCTGGATCTCGGTTCTCGGACCCGACGCATGCCAAGAGGTGCTGCAGAACAAGGACCGGGCGTTCGTCAACGGCGACGGCTGGTCGGCACTGATCGGGCCGTTCTTCCACGGTGGCCTCATGCTCCTCGACTCGGAGGAACATCTCCGGCACCGCCGCATCATGCAGCAGGCGTTCACCCGGTCACGCCTCGAGAAGACCGTCGACGCCATGAATCCGTCGATCGCCGAGAAACTCGACAAGTGGGTTCCCACCGACGGATTCCGCGCCTACACGGCACTGAAGACACTCACGCTCGATCTTGCCACCGACATCTTCATGGGCGGCGCCGAGGACTCCACGCCGGCCGAGATCGAAGTGGTGAAGAAGGCATTCATCGACTGTGTGCAGGCTGCGACCTCGATCGTGCGGTATCCCGTCCCCGGCACCAGATGGAAACGCGGACTCGACGGACGCCGAGTGCTCGAGGACTTCTTCCGGCACTATCTCCCGGCGCGACGGTCGCGGGAGACGGACGACCTCTTCTCGGTGCTGTGTCACATCGAATCCGAAGCGGGACAACGGTTCAGCGACGACGAGATCGTCGATCACATGATCTTCCTGCTGATGGCCGCGCACGACACGTCGACCATCACGATCTCCACGATGATGCAGTATCTCGGGCAACACCCGCAGTGGCAGGACCGGTGCCGGGCCGAGTCGCTCGCGCTGGGCACCGCCGCACCGAGTCACGCCGATCTCGACGCGCTCGGCAGCCTCGATCTGGTGATGAAGGAATGCCTCCGGCTGGTCTCCCCGGTCCCGGTCCTAGCGCGACGGGCCGTGCGCGACACCGAGGTCCGGGGATATTTCGTGCCGGCCGGCACGTATGCCTCTGTCGCGCCGCACTTCACGCACCACATGCCGGAGTACTGGCCGGAGCCCGAACGTTTCGATCCCGAACGCTTCGCGGACCATCGACGCGAGGACAAGGTGCACCGCTACGCCTGGGAGCCGTTCGGTGGGGGCGTGCACAAATGCCTCGGCATGCACTTCGCCGGGGTCGAGGTCAAAGCGATCGTCCACCAACTGCTGCTGCGCTTCGACTGGCACGTCGACCCCGGCTACGTCGCCCCGCTCGACTTCACGTCGCTGCCGTTCCCGTCCGACGGCCAGCCGGTCGACCTGAAACAGCGGTCGACCGACCCCGAACGTCAGGCCGTGTAG
- a CDS encoding phosphotransferase family protein, with translation MTAVHEGLDLAVLERFLADSGVTVHGELRAELISGGKSNLTYGLRDEKSHWVLRRPPTTGLTPSAHDVAREFRITSALKGTGVPVAPTVAQCEDDSVMGAPFTVVEFVDGRVVRSKADLDALGDDEIDRCVGELVRIIAELHNVDFEAVGLGGLGRPDGYVTRQVKLWASQWGRVKTRELPDLERLHAALAESIPESPAPSIVHGDYRIDNTILDPNDPARVVAVVDWELSTLGDPLTDLAMMCVYRHPALDDILGFPAAWSSERLPAADDLVQRYATASGRDIASWNFYMGLAYLKLAVIAEGINHRWRAGATIGDGFDRAGEAVPDLVAAGLAALKGAHA, from the coding sequence ATGACCGCCGTACACGAGGGACTCGATCTTGCCGTTCTCGAGCGTTTCCTCGCCGATTCCGGTGTGACCGTTCACGGTGAACTTCGGGCGGAGCTCATCTCGGGTGGCAAGTCCAATCTCACCTACGGGTTGCGCGACGAGAAATCCCACTGGGTGCTGCGTCGCCCCCCGACCACGGGCCTGACCCCGTCTGCGCACGACGTCGCCCGCGAGTTCCGCATCACGTCGGCGCTCAAGGGCACCGGTGTGCCGGTCGCGCCCACCGTCGCCCAGTGCGAGGATGACTCGGTGATGGGTGCGCCGTTCACCGTCGTCGAGTTCGTCGACGGACGTGTGGTGCGCAGCAAGGCCGACCTCGATGCGCTCGGCGACGACGAGATCGACCGCTGTGTCGGTGAACTCGTGCGCATCATCGCCGAACTGCACAATGTCGACTTCGAGGCCGTCGGCCTCGGGGGACTGGGCCGGCCGGACGGCTACGTGACCCGGCAGGTGAAGCTGTGGGCGAGCCAGTGGGGCCGGGTGAAGACCCGGGAACTGCCGGATCTCGAACGGCTGCACGCCGCGCTCGCCGAGTCGATTCCGGAATCGCCCGCTCCGTCGATCGTCCACGGTGACTACCGTATCGACAACACCATCCTGGACCCGAACGACCCGGCACGCGTTGTCGCCGTGGTGGACTGGGAACTGTCCACCCTCGGCGACCCGCTCACCGATCTCGCCATGATGTGCGTGTACCGGCATCCGGCACTCGACGACATCCTGGGCTTCCCGGCGGCATGGTCGAGCGAACGACTGCCGGCGGCGGACGATCTGGTGCAGCGCTACGCCACGGCGTCGGGGCGCGACATCGCCAGCTGGAACTTCTACATGGGTCTGGCCTACCTCAAGCTCGCCGTCATCGCGGAGGGCATCAACCATCGGTGGCGTGCCGGGGCGACCATCGGCGACGGTTTCGACCGCGCCGGTGAAGCCGTGCCCGACCTGGTGGCAGCAGGACTCGCAGCACTGAAGGGAGCCCACGCGTGA
- a CDS encoding acyl-CoA dehydrogenase family protein: MAVDLSYSDHVRDLIARTEQFIRDEVLPVEDAHGGDITAAGGDAIRADLQKAAKAAGVFAPHAPVEYGGHGLDMSDRAPVFEAAGYSLFGPTALNIAAPDEGNVHMLAHIASDEQKQQFLAPLAAGDVRSAFAMTEPAPGAGADPNALNTRAEKVSGGWKINGRKHFITGADGAGFFIIMARTSGEPGQRGGATMFLAPADTAGLKVGRHINTLDRSMIGGHCEVDFEDLFVPDSAVLGEVDQGFAYAQVRLGPARMTHVMRWLGAARRGHDTAVRYVSEREGFGSRLGDLGMIQKMIADNEIDIAATRALLVQACWELDQGSHASNATSIAKTFAAEAIFRIVDRSAQMCGGLGVSEDLPIARLTREVRPFRVYDGPSEVHRWAIAKRAVGAVRKAAREAAK; encoded by the coding sequence ATGGCGGTCGACCTGTCCTACTCGGATCACGTCCGGGACCTCATCGCGCGGACCGAGCAGTTCATCCGCGACGAGGTGCTTCCCGTCGAGGACGCCCACGGTGGCGACATCACCGCGGCCGGTGGCGACGCGATCCGGGCGGATCTGCAGAAGGCCGCCAAGGCTGCCGGTGTCTTCGCTCCGCACGCGCCCGTCGAATACGGCGGCCACGGCCTGGACATGTCCGACCGCGCCCCGGTCTTCGAGGCGGCCGGCTACTCGCTCTTCGGTCCCACCGCGCTCAACATCGCCGCGCCCGACGAGGGCAACGTGCACATGCTCGCGCACATCGCGAGCGACGAGCAGAAGCAGCAGTTCCTCGCGCCCCTCGCCGCCGGCGACGTGCGCTCGGCCTTCGCGATGACCGAGCCCGCCCCCGGTGCCGGTGCCGATCCCAACGCTCTGAACACGCGCGCCGAGAAGGTCTCCGGTGGCTGGAAGATCAACGGCCGTAAGCACTTCATCACCGGTGCCGACGGCGCCGGATTCTTCATCATCATGGCCCGCACGTCCGGCGAGCCCGGACAGCGCGGTGGCGCCACCATGTTCCTCGCCCCCGCCGACACCGCGGGCCTGAAGGTCGGTCGCCACATCAACACCCTCGACCGCTCCATGATCGGTGGTCACTGCGAGGTCGACTTCGAGGACCTGTTCGTCCCCGACTCCGCCGTGCTCGGCGAGGTCGACCAGGGCTTCGCCTACGCGCAGGTGCGCCTCGGCCCCGCCCGCATGACGCACGTGATGCGCTGGCTCGGCGCCGCTCGCCGCGGTCACGACACCGCCGTCCGCTACGTCTCGGAGCGTGAAGGATTCGGCTCCCGCCTCGGCGATCTCGGCATGATCCAGAAGATGATCGCCGACAACGAGATCGACATCGCCGCGACCCGCGCGCTGCTCGTGCAGGCGTGTTGGGAACTCGACCAGGGTTCGCACGCCTCGAACGCCACGTCGATCGCCAAGACCTTCGCCGCCGAGGCGATCTTCCGCATCGTCGACCGTTCCGCTCAGATGTGCGGCGGTCTCGGTGTCTCCGAAGATCTTCCGATCGCACGCCTCACCCGCGAGGTCCGGCCGTTCCGCGTATACGACGGTCCGTCCGAGGTGCACCGCTGGGCCATCGCCAAGCGCGCCGTCGGTGCCGTTCGCAAGGCGGCCCGCGAGGCCGCGAAATGA
- a CDS encoding TetR/AcrR family transcriptional regulator translates to MTSPASRRYAGLSGEQRVALRREALLEAGLELFAASGKSGATMTAICAHAKLTERYFYESFTSRDDLLQQVLDKIADEVREAVLAALRTGTGTLEDLVRNAIASFVAILTDDPRKGRVSLIESAGFEPLRTHRRASLRSFAQMVADEATRMYGDRAWPPERGEINGLLFVGGLAELVTAWLNDEIAISPDEIVDVATHQFLSTAHQ, encoded by the coding sequence ATGACTTCCCCCGCATCCCGCCGCTACGCCGGTCTGAGCGGCGAACAGCGTGTCGCGCTGCGGCGCGAAGCCCTGCTCGAAGCAGGACTGGAACTGTTCGCGGCCTCGGGGAAGAGCGGCGCCACCATGACCGCCATCTGCGCACACGCCAAGCTGACGGAGCGGTATTTCTACGAGAGTTTCACCAGCAGGGACGATCTGCTGCAGCAGGTCCTCGACAAGATCGCCGACGAGGTGCGCGAGGCCGTACTCGCCGCGCTCCGCACCGGCACGGGCACACTCGAAGACCTCGTGCGGAACGCCATCGCGTCGTTCGTCGCGATCCTCACCGACGACCCGCGCAAGGGCCGGGTCTCACTCATCGAGTCCGCCGGCTTCGAACCCCTGCGCACCCACAGACGAGCGTCGCTACGGAGTTTCGCCCAGATGGTCGCCGACGAAGCGACCCGCATGTACGGCGACCGGGCGTGGCCGCCCGAACGGGGCGAGATCAACGGACTGCTGTTCGTCGGGGGTCTGGCCGAACTGGTCACCGCGTGGTTGAACGACGAGATCGCCATCTCGCCCGACGAGATCGTCGACGTGGCGACGCACCAGTTCCTCTCCACGGCCCATCAGTAG
- a CDS encoding methylated-DNA--[protein]-cysteine S-methyltransferase: MTALRTHTVIDTPIGELTLVNTDGVLSGVYMAEHHPAPDRAGFGEQVTGGFDEAITQFDEYFAGRRTRFTVPIAPVGTPFQREVWGALMTIEYGTTRTYSEIALALGRPTAVRAVAAANARNPLCIIVPCHRVIGSSGKLTGYAGGRERKRFLLDQEARVLSSAEPDVAGDTHVPA, encoded by the coding sequence GTGACCGCATTGCGCACCCACACCGTGATCGACACACCGATCGGCGAGTTGACGTTGGTGAACACCGACGGCGTCCTGAGCGGCGTGTACATGGCCGAGCATCACCCCGCGCCCGACCGCGCCGGTTTCGGCGAGCAGGTCACCGGGGGGTTCGACGAGGCGATCACCCAGTTCGATGAGTACTTCGCGGGTCGCCGTACCCGGTTCACCGTCCCCATCGCTCCCGTCGGCACCCCGTTCCAACGCGAGGTGTGGGGGGCGCTGATGACGATCGAGTACGGCACCACGCGCACCTACTCGGAGATTGCACTCGCCCTCGGCCGGCCCACTGCGGTACGGGCGGTCGCTGCGGCCAATGCCCGCAACCCGCTCTGCATCATCGTGCCGTGCCATCGCGTCATCGGTAGCAGCGGCAAGCTCACCGGTTACGCCGGTGGTCGCGAGCGCAAACGCTTCCTGCTCGACCAGGAGGCACGGGTGCTGAGTTCCGCCGAGCCCGATGTCGCCGGCGATACCCATGTCCCTGCCTGA
- a CDS encoding RNA polymerase sigma factor: MSLPDHLPRASLPPFEQVVTRHGATVLRVCRALLGPVDADDAWSETFLAALRAYPDLPPGSKIEAWLVTIAHRKAVDIHRVRGRTPVPTENLPEPASATGNPGEGDDELWSAVAELPFTQRAALVYHYVGGLPYAEIGTILGNSPAAARRAAADGRAALRRRIEHGTGCRS, encoded by the coding sequence ATGTCCCTGCCTGATCACCTACCGCGGGCGAGCCTGCCTCCTTTCGAGCAGGTGGTCACCCGCCACGGCGCGACGGTCCTCCGGGTCTGCCGCGCACTGCTCGGACCGGTCGACGCCGACGACGCCTGGTCCGAGACCTTCCTCGCGGCGTTGCGCGCCTATCCCGACCTGCCACCGGGCAGCAAGATCGAAGCGTGGCTCGTGACCATCGCGCACCGCAAGGCCGTCGACATCCACCGGGTGCGCGGGCGGACGCCGGTGCCCACCGAGAACCTCCCCGAACCCGCGTCGGCCACGGGAAACCCCGGTGAGGGCGACGACGAACTGTGGAGCGCGGTCGCCGAACTTCCCTTCACGCAGCGTGCGGCGCTGGTCTACCACTACGTCGGAGGCCTGCCCTATGCGGAGATAGGCACGATCCTCGGCAACAGCCCGGCCGCGGCACGTCGCGCGGCGGCCGACGGTCGGGCTGCGTTGCGTCGTCGGATCGAACACGGAACAGGATGTCGCTCATGA
- a CDS encoding SDR family NAD(P)-dependent oxidoreductase, with translation MTSALVTGASRGIGLGIATRLAERGYSLTISARGAERLESVAERLREAGAKEVRAVAADLADPEATARVVETHREAFGSMKALILNAGVGTAGSIAEFPARRFDKTVAVNLNAPFALIQASLPLLRAEAENDPARGSKIVALSSITGVYAEAGLAAYGATKAALISLVETLNAEESGNGISASALAPAYVDTDMSDWIKDKIPAESMIEVNDVVEIVDALLKLSSRAVVPKLVLSRAGAGLYTA, from the coding sequence GTGACCAGCGCGCTCGTGACCGGAGCCTCGAGGGGTATCGGCCTCGGAATCGCCACCCGTCTCGCCGAACGCGGCTATTCACTGACGATCAGTGCCCGCGGGGCGGAACGCCTCGAGAGTGTCGCCGAGCGTCTACGGGAGGCGGGTGCGAAGGAGGTACGCGCCGTCGCAGCCGATCTCGCCGATCCGGAAGCCACCGCCCGCGTCGTGGAGACGCATCGCGAGGCGTTCGGTTCCATGAAGGCGCTGATCCTCAATGCCGGTGTCGGCACGGCAGGCTCGATCGCCGAGTTCCCGGCCCGACGGTTCGACAAGACGGTCGCCGTGAACCTCAACGCTCCGTTCGCGCTCATCCAGGCGTCGCTGCCGTTGCTGCGCGCCGAGGCGGAGAACGATCCGGCCCGCGGATCGAAGATCGTTGCGCTCTCGTCGATCACAGGTGTCTACGCCGAGGCCGGTCTCGCCGCCTACGGTGCGACGAAGGCCGCGTTGATCTCCCTGGTCGAGACGCTCAACGCCGAGGAGTCCGGCAACGGCATCTCCGCGTCGGCGCTCGCACCCGCATACGTCGACACCGACATGTCCGACTGGATCAAGGACAAGATTCCGGCCGAGTCCATGATCGAGGTGAACGACGTCGTCGAGATCGTCGACGCGCTGCTCAAGCTGTCGTCGCGGGCAGTGGTGCCCAAGCTCGTGCTCAGCCGCGCGGGCGCAGGTCTCTACACCGCCTGA